In Lascolabacillus massiliensis, a single genomic region encodes these proteins:
- a CDS encoding AraC family transcriptional regulator yields the protein MRYNDFAIDFKYLLVSERDQKFGLTVNTVGFQPIAPYAAYPSAEHPKSYYFNPEKGRILSEYQIVYISKGKGFFKSESTKKTNISKGQVIILFPGQWHTYCPMRETGWNEYYIGFEGEIIDNIVENGFISPQNQILNVGINEDLVQLFSTAIKIAKEDKTAAQQNLAGLVFNIFGNILFLAQNKNFEIKDTAQKIERAKVIMLENINKEIDAKEIAENLGISYSLFRKTFKEYTGYAPAQYFQELKLRKAKELLTETTMPIKEISYELNFSSYEYFLSFFKKRVKFTPTEYREL from the coding sequence ATGCGATATAACGATTTCGCTATAGATTTTAAATACTTGTTAGTCAGCGAAAGGGATCAAAAATTCGGACTGACAGTAAATACTGTTGGATTCCAACCAATTGCTCCTTACGCTGCATATCCATCAGCTGAGCACCCTAAAAGCTACTATTTCAATCCTGAAAAAGGCAGAATATTGTCTGAATATCAAATAGTTTATATTAGTAAAGGGAAAGGATTTTTCAAATCAGAATCAACAAAAAAAACCAATATAAGTAAAGGGCAGGTTATAATTCTTTTTCCGGGTCAATGGCACACCTACTGCCCTATGAGAGAAACCGGATGGAACGAATATTATATAGGTTTTGAAGGTGAAATAATCGACAACATTGTTGAAAACGGTTTTATATCGCCTCAAAATCAGATCCTTAATGTTGGTATAAACGAAGATTTGGTGCAACTCTTCTCAACAGCAATTAAAATTGCTAAAGAAGATAAAACGGCTGCGCAGCAAAATCTGGCCGGTTTAGTTTTTAATATATTTGGTAATATTCTATTTCTGGCACAAAATAAAAACTTCGAGATTAAAGATACTGCTCAAAAGATTGAGAGAGCTAAAGTTATAATGCTGGAAAACATTAATAAGGAAATTGATGCCAAAGAAATTGCTGAAAATCTGGGCATCAGTTATTCTCTTTTCAGGAAAACTTTTAAGGAATATACCGGGTATGCACCTGCTCAATACTTTCAGGAGCTAAAACTGAGAAAAGCAAAGGAGTTGCTGACAGAAACAACCATGCCTATTAAAGAGATTTCGTATGAACTGAATTTTAGTTCATACGAATACTTTTTGTCTTTTTTCAAAAAAAGGGTGAAATTTACACCTACTGAGTATAGGGAATTATGA
- a CDS encoding rhamnulokinase, with amino-acid sequence MNSDILHYFLAIDIGAGSGRALLGTIQSEKIEFSEVTRFPNPMIEVNGFIYWDILYLYIQIIDSIKKVKSMGIEIKSIGIDTWGVDYVCFGNDGKALGMPSAYRNTNLRGAPERYFGKINKEKLYMKTGIQIMDFNTLFQLDTQLHEKTSINRVIDKVLFMPDALSYMLSGKMVTEYTIASTSQLLNPYSRDFDMELLESVGLSKDNFAPIVYSGTIIGETNSSVIKATGQRGIKVVAVAGHDTASAVLAVPAEDENFAYLSSGTWSLMGIESKQPVVNEVTYNLNFTNEGGADGSIRLLKNICGMWLIEKCRKEWEKERQVSFDEIVEAVMQAAPYSCFINPDAPCFANPDSMIDSIQKYCSDTNQKVPETIGEIARCIYESLAYRYKQVLQNLQKLADFPIQKLHIIGGGSKNNMLNQFTANAIGMQVIAGPSEATAIGNILMQAKAAGLVENKIIMRDIVRNSTALELFNPEDVETWDRNYNKYLEVFLEDKE; translated from the coding sequence ATGAACAGTGACATATTACATTATTTTTTAGCTATTGATATTGGGGCCGGAAGTGGCAGGGCATTGCTTGGCACCATACAAAGCGAAAAAATTGAGTTTAGTGAAGTTACCCGTTTTCCTAACCCAATGATCGAAGTAAATGGCTTTATTTATTGGGATATACTTTATCTGTATATCCAGATAATCGATTCTATAAAAAAGGTCAAATCAATGGGTATCGAGATAAAGTCTATTGGAATTGACACATGGGGAGTGGATTATGTCTGTTTTGGAAATGACGGCAAAGCTCTCGGAATGCCATCTGCATACAGAAACACCAACTTAAGAGGAGCTCCTGAAAGATATTTCGGGAAAATTAATAAAGAGAAGCTATATATGAAAACAGGTATACAAATCATGGATTTCAATACTCTGTTTCAGCTTGACACACAATTACATGAAAAAACATCTATAAATAGAGTAATAGATAAAGTTTTGTTTATGCCAGATGCACTATCATATATGTTATCAGGAAAAATGGTAACAGAATATACTATTGCCTCTACATCTCAGCTTCTAAATCCTTATTCAAGAGATTTTGATATGGAACTACTTGAATCTGTGGGACTATCTAAAGATAATTTTGCACCAATAGTCTATTCCGGTACCATAATTGGTGAAACAAACAGTTCTGTAATAAAAGCTACAGGGCAAAGAGGCATTAAAGTTGTTGCTGTTGCAGGTCACGATACAGCATCTGCAGTTCTGGCTGTACCCGCTGAGGATGAGAATTTTGCATACCTGAGTTCAGGAACATGGTCTTTGATGGGGATTGAGTCAAAACAGCCTGTGGTTAACGAAGTTACATATAATCTTAATTTCACAAATGAGGGAGGTGCAGATGGTTCAATTAGGCTTTTGAAAAACATCTGTGGAATGTGGCTCATTGAAAAGTGCCGAAAAGAGTGGGAAAAAGAAAGACAGGTTTCATTTGATGAGATAGTAGAGGCAGTAATGCAGGCTGCACCATACTCTTGTTTTATCAACCCTGATGCACCATGTTTTGCAAATCCCGATTCTATGATTGATTCTATTCAGAAATATTGTAGTGATACAAATCAGAAAGTGCCTGAAACAATTGGAGAGATTGCGAGGTGTATTTATGAAAGTCTTGCTTACCGATACAAGCAGGTGTTACAGAATCTACAAAAATTAGCCGATTTTCCGATACAAAAATTGCATATTATTGGAGGAGGATCAAAGAACAATATGCTAAATCAATTTACAGCAAATGCTATTGGAATGCAGGTAATTGCAGGTCCTTCTGAGGCTACGGCTATCGGTAATATTCTTATGCAGGCAAAAGCAGCTGGTTTGGTGGAGAACAAAATTATTATGAGGGATATTGTGAGAAATTCAACTGCACTTGAATTATTTAATCCTGAAGATGTAGAAACATGGGATAGGAATTACAATAAATATCTAGAAGTGTTTTTGGAGGACAAAGAGTAG
- a CDS encoding alpha-L-rhamnosidase-related protein has protein sequence MMLKILLSPIVLILFLITFTGNSYSQSSLNDKVFSGQLFKDEITRAYLYPSKIIWQSDTLGMNVISPEVLLSPYKGQLTTSSEGMSVLKSDSNMIASVLLDYGKELYGGIEISAGIRSDKNPVKVRIRLGESVTEAMSDCIDNSHPGMGSATNDHSLRDYTLEIPWLGTVEIGNSGFRFVRIDLIDKGAELPIRSIRAIARFRDIPYLGSFHSSSERLNKIWETGAYTVHLNMQEYLWDGIKRDRLVWLGDVHPEVMTINNVFGDQEVVRKSLDFGRDTTPLPGWMNGMSSYSLWWIITHRDFYLYNGDLEYLREQQQYLTGLINQIKSKIDSTGKENLDGGRFLDWPTSENPEVIHSGLQALMLITMKAGKDIAEWLNDDELEKTCIESIRKLEKHTPSTHQNKQAAALLAIAGILSSEDASNILLKGGANNFATFYGYYMLEALALDGKYNEAMQIISDYWGAMLDLGATTFWENFNYDEKHNAVPIDQLPDESKFNIHSDGGNHCYIGLRASLCHGWASGPTSWLTRHVLGIQVIEPGSKVIRISPNLGDLDFAEGSFPTPLGIIKVKHVKQAGEKIESEIEAPEGVIIKIDD, from the coding sequence ATGATGCTAAAAATTCTTTTATCACCAATAGTTTTAATCTTATTCCTAATAACCTTTACGGGTAATTCGTATTCACAGAGCAGTTTAAACGATAAAGTTTTTTCTGGACAGCTTTTTAAAGATGAGATTACTCGTGCATACTTATATCCTTCAAAGATAATATGGCAATCTGACACTCTTGGTATGAATGTAATAAGCCCAGAGGTATTACTTAGTCCATATAAAGGACAACTAACAACCAGCAGCGAGGGGATGTCTGTTCTGAAATCGGACTCTAATATGATTGCGTCTGTATTGCTGGATTATGGTAAAGAGTTATATGGAGGGATAGAGATATCAGCAGGAATCAGAAGTGATAAAAATCCGGTTAAAGTTAGAATCAGACTTGGGGAATCCGTGACAGAGGCTATGAGTGATTGCATCGATAATAGCCACCCTGGCATGGGTTCAGCAACAAATGATCACTCATTACGTGATTACACACTCGAAATTCCCTGGCTGGGTACAGTTGAAATTGGGAACTCAGGCTTCCGGTTTGTTAGGATAGATTTAATTGATAAAGGTGCAGAGTTGCCGATACGTTCAATAAGAGCAATAGCACGCTTTCGTGATATTCCATATCTAGGCTCTTTTCACTCAAGTTCGGAAAGGTTGAATAAGATTTGGGAAACAGGTGCTTATACTGTTCACCTGAATATGCAGGAATACCTATGGGATGGAATAAAACGTGACCGCCTTGTATGGCTTGGTGATGTTCATCCTGAAGTAATGACAATTAATAATGTATTTGGAGATCAGGAAGTTGTAAGAAAAAGCCTTGATTTTGGACGAGATACTACTCCTCTTCCCGGATGGATGAATGGAATGTCTTCCTACTCTTTGTGGTGGATAATAACTCACAGAGATTTTTATCTCTATAATGGAGATCTTGAATATCTGAGGGAACAACAGCAATATTTAACCGGTTTAATTAATCAGATCAAGTCCAAAATTGACTCCACTGGAAAAGAGAACCTTGATGGAGGACGTTTTCTGGACTGGCCCACTTCTGAAAATCCAGAAGTTATTCATTCAGGGCTGCAGGCTTTAATGCTAATTACAATGAAAGCAGGTAAAGATATAGCTGAATGGCTAAACGATGATGAACTTGAAAAAACATGCATCGAATCTATAAGAAAACTTGAAAAACATACACCTTCGACTCATCAAAACAAACAAGCAGCTGCACTTCTTGCTATTGCAGGTATATTATCTTCGGAAGATGCATCAAATATATTGCTAAAAGGGGGAGCCAATAATTTTGCAACCTTTTATGGCTATTATATGCTTGAAGCTCTTGCATTAGATGGGAAATACAATGAGGCTATGCAGATTATCTCAGATTATTGGGGTGCCATGCTTGATCTGGGAGCAACAACTTTTTGGGAAAACTTCAACTATGATGAAAAACACAATGCAGTACCTATTGACCAACTACCCGATGAGTCTAAATTTAATATTCATTCTGATGGGGGCAACCATTGCTATATTGGACTAAGAGCTAGTCTGTGTCATGGTTGGGCATCAGGACCAACTTCATGGCTAACAAGGCATGTTTTAGGAATTCAGGTGATTGAACCGGGTTCTAAGGTTATTAGGATATCACCTAATCTTGGCGATCTGGATTTTGCTGAAGGATCCTTCCCTACTCCATTGGGTATTATCAAAGTTAAGCATGTAAAACAGGCTGGTGAGAAAATTGAAAGTGAGATTGAAGCACCTGAGGGGGTGATAATTAAAATTGATGATTAA
- the rhaT gene encoding L-rhamnose/proton symporter RhaT gives MNTLIGLLIIAVGSMGQSSSYVPINKIKEWSWENFWLTQGVFAWLIFPFLGALLAMTLPDMIEIYSSNSVASLQAIGYGALWGVGGLTFGLSMRFLGIALGQSVALGTTAALGTLIPSMINGELFSPKGLILLLAVAVTLIGIALVGYAGSLRSKNMSEEEKRKAIKDFALKKGLLIALLSGVMSACFNLGLNAGIPIREAAVAGGVSDLFAQNPVTLLVTTGGFITNLIYCLYMNRKNRTGGEIKKSSSSVFSNNILFCALAGLLWYSQFFGLGMGQSFFEPGSVMMAFSWSILMSLNVVFSNVWGIILKEWKGAGKRAVIYLALGMAVLIFSLIIPNLF, from the coding sequence ATGAACACCTTAATAGGTTTACTGATAATTGCGGTGGGAAGTATGGGCCAATCAAGCTCATACGTTCCCATCAATAAGATAAAAGAATGGTCGTGGGAAAACTTCTGGCTCACGCAGGGAGTTTTTGCATGGCTTATTTTCCCGTTCTTAGGAGCGTTACTGGCTATGACTTTACCCGACATGATTGAAATTTACAGTTCCAATTCTGTTGCCTCATTACAGGCAATCGGTTATGGTGCATTATGGGGAGTTGGGGGATTGACATTTGGACTGAGTATGCGTTTTCTGGGTATAGCACTGGGGCAGTCTGTGGCATTGGGTACAACTGCTGCTCTTGGGACATTGATACCTTCAATGATTAACGGTGAACTTTTCTCACCTAAAGGATTGATACTTCTTTTAGCTGTTGCCGTCACTCTGATTGGAATAGCCTTAGTTGGTTATGCCGGAAGCCTACGCTCAAAGAATATGAGTGAGGAAGAGAAAAGAAAAGCAATTAAAGACTTTGCCTTGAAAAAAGGTCTGTTGATCGCATTATTGTCAGGTGTAATGAGTGCATGCTTTAATCTGGGCCTTAATGCAGGTATACCTATCAGAGAAGCAGCCGTTGCGGGTGGTGTATCTGATCTTTTTGCCCAGAATCCTGTTACTTTACTGGTAACAACAGGAGGTTTTATTACTAATTTAATTTACTGCTTGTATATGAACAGGAAAAACAGAACAGGTGGTGAAATAAAAAAATCATCAAGTTCAGTATTTTCAAATAATATACTCTTCTGTGCATTGGCGGGACTGTTATGGTACTCTCAATTTTTTGGATTGGGTATGGGACAAAGCTTTTTTGAACCTGGTAGTGTTATGATGGCTTTTTCGTGGAGTATTTTAATGTCTCTAAATGTTGTTTTCAGCAATGTTTGGGGAATTATTTTGAAAGAATGGAAAGGGGCAGGAAAGAGAGCTGTAATATATCTGGCTCTCGGAATGGCTGTTTTGATATTCTCACTGATTATACCTAATTTATTCTGA
- a CDS encoding L-rhamnose isomerase, with protein sequence MKEEQIIKAYEDAKARYVALGVSVEAAVEKLKNLSISIHCWQADDVIGFENPDGELTGGIQTTGNFPGKARSIEELKKDLEKVFTLIPGKHRISLHAIYGDFGGKFVDRDKIEPKHFQSWIDWAKENDVKLDFNSTFFSHEKSSSGYTLSDFDPEIRKFWKDHLRQCRRIAAEIGRQQGDPCIHNIWIPDGEKDKTVSRIEHRRLLKESLDEVLAEKISTDYLKDCVECKLFGIGSESYVVGSHEFYMGYSVANNMTLTLDAGHFHPTETISDKLSSMLLFVPEINLHVSRPERWDSDHVVILNDELLAISQEIVRSGQMEKIHIGLDYFDASINRIGAYVIGIRSAQKAMLQALLEPTAKLREFEMQNKNFERMAFLEELKAMPWSDIYNYICYMLNVPVGDEYIKEIQNYENNVTSKRV encoded by the coding sequence ATGAAAGAAGAACAAATTATAAAGGCATATGAAGATGCTAAGGCCAGGTATGTTGCATTGGGTGTGAGTGTAGAAGCAGCTGTTGAGAAGTTAAAGAACCTATCTATTTCAATTCACTGCTGGCAGGCAGATGATGTAATTGGATTTGAAAATCCTGACGGGGAACTTACAGGTGGAATTCAGACAACTGGTAATTTTCCGGGGAAAGCTCGTTCAATTGAGGAGCTTAAAAAAGATCTTGAGAAAGTTTTCACTTTAATACCAGGTAAACATCGTATAAGTTTACATGCAATATATGGTGATTTTGGTGGTAAGTTTGTTGATAGAGATAAAATTGAGCCGAAACATTTTCAAAGTTGGATCGACTGGGCAAAAGAGAATGATGTAAAGCTGGATTTCAATTCTACATTTTTCTCACACGAGAAAAGCAGTAGTGGCTATACACTTTCTGATTTTGATCCAGAAATTCGTAAATTCTGGAAAGATCATCTTCGTCAGTGTCGAAGAATTGCTGCAGAAATTGGCAGGCAACAAGGTGATCCATGCATACACAATATTTGGATACCAGATGGGGAAAAGGATAAAACTGTTTCACGAATTGAGCACAGAAGATTGCTAAAAGAGTCACTTGATGAAGTACTTGCTGAAAAAATAAGTACAGATTATCTTAAAGACTGTGTAGAATGTAAGCTATTTGGTATAGGTAGTGAAAGCTATGTGGTTGGATCTCATGAATTCTATATGGGATATTCTGTAGCAAACAACATGACTCTAACGCTTGATGCAGGTCATTTCCATCCAACTGAAACTATTTCTGACAAACTATCTTCTATGTTACTTTTTGTTCCCGAAATAAATCTTCATGTAAGTAGACCGGAAAGATGGGATAGCGACCATGTTGTGATCCTCAATGATGAGCTTCTTGCTATTTCACAAGAGATTGTTCGCTCTGGACAGATGGAAAAGATTCATATAGGTTTGGATTATTTTGATGCATCAATAAATAGGATTGGAGCTTATGTTATAGGTATACGTTCAGCACAGAAAGCAATGTTGCAGGCCTTGTTAGAACCAACAGCAAAGCTCAGGGAGTTTGAAATGCAAAATAAGAATTTCGAACGAATGGCCTTCCTGGAAGAGTTGAAAGCTATGCCATGGAGTGATATATACAACTATATCTGTTATATGCTAAATGTTCCAGTGGGAGATGAATATATAAAGGAAATTCAGAACTATGAGAATAATGTAACTTCAAAAAGAGTCTAA